A DNA window from Alligator mississippiensis isolate rAllMis1 chromosome 11, rAllMis1, whole genome shotgun sequence contains the following coding sequences:
- the LOC102558214 gene encoding zinc finger protein RFP has protein sequence MAADNPVGNLQDEVTCSVCLDFFRDPAMIVGCGHNFCRACITQCWEGTKTDVTCPQCRQTFPQRNLNPNRQLANVVEIAKRLHVQKAEGARGQRVCGEHGEALKLFCQDDETPICVVCNRSRVHRAHNVVPVEEAAEEYKEKLSACLKTLRERRENLLGLKQAGERKTQEYLKRAGAERQKIVSEFQQSHQFLLEQEQLLLAQLGKLEKKVENMQKEKVIKLSEEISHLNKLISKMEAKCQQPASKFLQV, from the exons ATGGCTGCTGACAACCCTGTAGGAAATCTCCAAGATGAAGTGACCTGCTCTGTCTGCCTGGACTTCTTCAGGGATCCGGCGATGATCGTGGGCTGTGGGCACAACTTCTGCCGAGCCTGCAtcacccagtgctgggaggggaccaAGACGGATGTCACCTGCCCCCAATGCAGACAGACCTTTCCCCAGAGGAACCTGAACCCAAACAGGCAGCTGGCAAATGTTGTAGAAATAGCCaagaggctgcatgtgcagaaaGCCGAGGGAGCCAGAGGGCAGCGAGTGTGTGGGGAGCACGGGGAGGCTCTGAAACTGTTCTGCCAAGATGATGAAACCCCCATCTGTGTGGTGTGCAACCGATCCCGGGTACATCGAGCTCACAACGTGGTTCCCGTTGAGGAGGCTGCTGAGGAGTACAAG GAAAAACTTTCGGCCTGTTTGAAGACTCtgagggaaaggagagaaaacCTCCTCGGATTGAAACAGGCTGGAGAAAGGAAAACCCAGGAGTATCTG AAACGGGCAGGAGCCGAGAGGCAGAAGATTGTGTCTGAGTTTCAACAGTCCCACCAGTTCCTACTGGAACAAGAGCAActcctgctggcccagctgggaAAGCTGGAGAAGAAGGTTGAGAATATGCAGAAAGAAAAAGTCATTAAACTCTCTGAGGAGATTTCCCATCTCAACAAGCTGATCAGCAAAATGGAGGCGAAGTGCCAGCAGCCAGCAAGCAAGTTCCTGCAG GTGTGA
- the LOC132244026 gene encoding butyrophilin subfamily 2 member A2-like, whose amino-acid sequence MLCATSSPPALFKQLLSTAASSPPFPAWERRAGQRREREAVACLLLPPLTHSSGALPARVPAPGNGAAPPGGPRSRSGCRCQAVELCPICARPPGPRAEAAPGPRTVPGRTGRWGGGGTAPPAPGLSSALTLRFSLPATVTLDPDKAHPCLTVSADGRSVRWAGTWQDLPNNPERFDSELCVLGCEGFTSGRHCWEVVVEEGVWAMGVAKESMRRKGEISFIPEEGIWAVLCCGGQFQALTAPAPTRLSLRWVPRGVRVYLDCAGGQVSFLDADTGAPIFTFPPTSFTGDTIRPWLCLHFSVFNPFCFGSVQLSLCP is encoded by the coding sequence ATGCTTTGTGCCACCTCCTCACCCCCTGCACTGTTCAAgcagctcctctccactgctgcctcttCGCCTCCATTCCCAGCCTGGGAGCGCAGGGCAGGTCAGAGGAGGGAGCGTGAGGCTGTCGCCTGCCTCCTCTTGCCCCCCCTCACTCACAGCTCTGGGGCCCTTCCTGCCCgtgtccctgctcctgggaatggGGCAGCCCCCCCAGGGGGGCCAAGGAGCAGGAGCGGCTGCCGATGCcaggctgtggagctgtgccccATCTGTGCTCGGCctccagggcccagagcagaggcagctcctgggcccaggacagtcccaggcaggacggggaggtggggagggggaggaacggCCCCGCCTGCCCccgggctgagctctgccctgaCGCTGCGATTCTCTCTGCCAGCGACGGTGACTCTGGATCCAGACAAGGCTCATCCCTGTCTCACTGTGTCTGCAGATGGGAGAAGTGTGAGATGGGCAGGAACATGGCAGGATCTGCCCAACAATCCTGAGAGATTTGACTCTGAGCtctgtgtgctgggctgtgagggaTTCACCTCCGGGAGACACTGCTGGGAGGTGGTTGTGGAAGAGGGGGTCTGGGCCATGGGGGTGGCCAAAGAGTccatgaggaggaagggagaaatcAGTTTTATCCCCGAAGAGGGgatctgggctgtgctgtgctgtgggggtcAGTTCCAGGCTCTCACGGCCCCTGCTCCCACCCGCCTGTCTCTGCGCTGGGTGCCCAGGGGGGTGCGGGTGTATCTGGactgtgcaggggggcaggtgtCGTTTCTTGATGCTGACACAGGGGCCCCGATCTTCACCTTCCCGCCGACCTCATTCACTGGGGACACAATccggccctggctctgcctccaTTTCAGTGTTTTCAATCCATTCTGTTTTGGTTCAGTCCAGCTCAGTCTCTGCCCCTGA